In Deinococcus reticulitermitis, a genomic segment contains:
- a CDS encoding helix-turn-helix domain-containing protein has protein sequence MAALEWIERGTHRNEEIAEHFGVSVHTVYTWKARLRRNGGLKATVAGGAVARLTSAQHEHLRTLLREGALQHGLASR, from the coding sequence ATGGCCGCTCTGGAATGGATTGAGCGCGGAACCCACCGGAACGAAGAGATTGCGGAGCATTTCGGTGTCTCTGTGCATACGGTCTACACCTGGAAAGCTCGACTACGGCGCAACGGTGGCCTGAAGGCCACCGTTGCCGGTGGCGCTGTTGCGCGACTCACTTCCGCACAACACGAGCACCTGCGCACCCTCCTCAGAGAGGGTGCTTTGCAGCACGGCTTGGCATCGCGGTAG